A section of the Virgibacillus sp. NKC19-3 genome encodes:
- a CDS encoding nuclear transport factor 2 family protein: MDREQAIEFLSRMYQEIIVDMKIEKIPDYFSKQYIQTTDGVSTDIAEFTSHVQALKGIVNSISISPFYDVLFDDDKQTATLRYTVTANKKGGKTGEIEVIAIFELDNDKIVRCNEQSCPLNQKEEFKDLASVNY, encoded by the coding sequence ATGGATAGAGAACAAGCCATTGAATTTTTAAGTAGGATGTATCAAGAAATCATCGTTGATATGAAAATAGAAAAAATTCCTGATTACTTCAGTAAACAATACATTCAAACAACTGATGGAGTTAGCACAGATATAGCTGAATTTACAAGTCATGTCCAAGCATTAAAAGGGATTGTAAACTCCATATCTATATCTCCCTTTTATGACGTTCTCTTTGATGATGATAAACAAACGGCAACCCTAAGATATACTGTTACTGCAAATAAAAAGGGTGGCAAAACTGGCGAAATAGAAGTAATAGCAATATTTGAATTAGACAATGATAAAATTGTCCGTTGCAATGAGCAATCTTGCCCATTAAATCAAAAAGAGGAGTTTAAAGACTTAGCGAGTGTCAACTACTAA
- a CDS encoding small acid-soluble spore protein P — MGGKPKGPKQQERPNLPTSPEQPYGEALSGSHKVKQRNHSRQNKGADHDM, encoded by the coding sequence ATGGGCGGAAAACCTAAAGGACCAAAACAACAAGAACGTCCAAACTTACCAACAAGTCCAGAGCAACCATATGGAGAAGCTTTAAGCGGATCACATAAAGTAAAACAGAGAAACCATTCGCGTCAGAATAAAGGCGCTGATCACGATATGTAA
- a CDS encoding spore coat protein yields MRHRHGPHCGCPKKIVHPTKHNCVNQYSESVVQHVHPSHTTVMNHHTVKNKHVYPHSTSMQNTCNSVDEYGGSFQVPQDPGNQVGGAMSPGHGSGDGKCNCNHGNHNHHGHHGGHHGMNHWKR; encoded by the coding sequence ATGAGACATCGTCACGGCCCACATTGTGGATGCCCAAAGAAGATCGTGCATCCGACCAAGCATAATTGTGTGAATCAGTATTCAGAAAGTGTTGTACAACATGTACATCCTTCGCACACGACCGTTATGAATCATCATACCGTTAAAAATAAACATGTGTACCCACATTCCACATCGATGCAAAACACGTGCAATAGTGTAGATGAATACGGAGGATCCTTTCAAGTACCACAAGATCCAGGCAATCAGGTAGGTGGTGCAATGTCACCAGGTCATGGATCAGGAGACGGAAAATGTAATTGTAATCACGGTAATCATAATCATCATGGTCATCATGGTGGTCATCATGGCATGAATCACTGGAAAAGATAG
- the menC gene encoding o-succinylbenzoate synthase, which yields MRLNNPFTTSFGTIQDKEFFIIEAIDNKGTSGFGESVAFTSPWYTEETVETTRHMIEDFLIKILQENEINHPDEVTDLFAVIKRNNMAKAAIEGAIWDLYAKRNNISLTQALGGKKSQIDVGISIGIQASTQDLIDKIDYYLQEGYKRIKLKIKPGYDIEVLRNVRKTFPDAPIMADANSAYTLDDINILKQLDEFELMMIEQPLAHDDIINHAKLQPAIKTPICLDESIHSLDDAKKAIELESCRIMNIKIGRVGGLTEARRIHDYCQEHNIEVWCGGMLEAGVGRGHNIALSTLPQFMVPGDTAGSALYWQQDIIKPEVIVKNGMINVPDKPGIGYEVDPNQLERFSIDLKTFDLRGG from the coding sequence ATGCGATTGAACAATCCATTTACAACAAGTTTTGGAACCATTCAAGACAAAGAATTTTTTATAATCGAGGCCATTGATAATAAGGGAACTAGCGGTTTCGGAGAATCTGTTGCATTTACAAGCCCCTGGTATACGGAAGAAACCGTAGAAACAACACGACACATGATAGAGGACTTTTTAATTAAAATTTTACAGGAAAATGAAATTAATCATCCCGATGAAGTGACCGATCTCTTTGCCGTTATTAAGCGTAATAATATGGCAAAAGCAGCCATCGAAGGGGCTATTTGGGATCTGTATGCGAAACGAAATAATATCTCGCTCACGCAAGCCCTTGGCGGGAAAAAATCGCAAATCGATGTTGGTATAAGTATCGGAATTCAGGCATCAACCCAAGATTTAATCGATAAAATTGACTATTATCTCCAAGAAGGGTATAAGCGTATCAAGCTAAAAATCAAGCCGGGATATGATATTGAAGTACTTCGCAATGTACGAAAAACTTTTCCTGACGCTCCAATAATGGCAGATGCAAATTCTGCTTATACGCTTGATGACATCAATATATTAAAACAATTGGATGAATTCGAGTTAATGATGATAGAACAACCCTTAGCCCATGATGATATTATTAATCATGCTAAGCTTCAACCAGCTATCAAAACACCAATATGCCTGGATGAAAGTATTCACTCGTTGGATGATGCAAAAAAAGCCATTGAATTAGAAAGCTGCCGGATTATGAATATAAAAATAGGTCGTGTTGGTGGACTAACGGAAGCAAGACGTATTCACGACTATTGTCAGGAACACAATATTGAAGTTTGGTGTGGAGGTATGCTAGAGGCCGGGGTCGGGCGCGGGCATAATATCGCATTATCGACGCTGCCACAATTCATGGTGCCAGGAGATACTGCCGGTTCCGCACTTTACTGGCAACAAGATATCATTAAGCCGGAGGTTATTGTAAAAAATGGTATGATTAACGTCCCCGATAAACCGGGGATTGGATATGAAGTAGACCCGAATCAACTGGAACGATTTAGCATTGATCTTAAAACATTTGATCTTAGAGGTGGTTAA
- a CDS encoding DnaJ family domain-containing protein, which produces MNDGKDDKFEVDERIQYTDHMSEIIKKAEREGHFDDLPGKGKPLKHDQNYMNPSEKQLYKTLKDNHFLPRWVELANEIDRLKEELRPLQGKERRKKINKINKQIKAHNGACPPSLQKNKLTE; this is translated from the coding sequence ATGAATGATGGTAAAGATGACAAATTTGAGGTTGATGAAAGAATTCAGTACACTGATCACATGTCGGAAATCATAAAAAAAGCGGAAAGAGAAGGTCATTTTGATGATCTTCCTGGCAAAGGAAAACCTTTAAAACATGATCAGAATTATATGAACCCTTCGGAGAAGCAGTTATATAAAACATTGAAAGACAACCACTTTTTGCCTAGGTGGGTGGAGCTTGCTAATGAAATTGACCGCTTAAAAGAGGAACTTCGTCCACTCCAAGGAAAGGAAAGACGCAAAAAAATCAACAAGATTAATAAACAAATTAAAGCTCACAACGGTGCATGTCCACCCTCATTGCAGAAAAACAAGCTAACCGAATAA
- a CDS encoding manganese-dependent inorganic pyrophosphatase, which yields MGKTLIFGHKSPDTDTISSALVYAELKGKLGEDADPARLGSISKETQFALDYFGVEAPQLIENVPSDVEDVILVDHNEFQQSVDNINDVRIAEVIDHHRISNFETKEPLYFRAEPVGCTATILNKMYKEKGIAVTKEIAGLLVSAIISDSLLLKSPTCTQEDIDAAYELAEIANVNLETYGLEMLQAGADVSDKTVTELLTMDAKEFSMGDANVEIAQVNAVDTSQIYAFQADIDTEIEQVVKDKGLDLFLFVVTDILNNDSEVLAHGEGKAKVESGFDVVLDENNRALLKGVVSRKKQIVTVLTEEFTK from the coding sequence ATGGGTAAGACGTTAATTTTCGGACATAAAAGTCCGGATACAGATACGATTTCCTCAGCATTGGTATATGCGGAATTAAAAGGTAAGCTGGGAGAGGATGCTGATCCGGCAAGACTCGGTTCCATTAGCAAAGAAACACAATTTGCATTGGATTATTTTGGTGTGGAAGCACCACAACTGATTGAAAATGTACCTAGCGATGTAGAGGATGTTATTTTAGTTGATCATAATGAATTCCAGCAAAGTGTGGATAATATTAATGATGTACGTATCGCCGAAGTAATCGATCACCACCGCATTTCCAATTTTGAAACAAAGGAGCCGCTCTATTTCCGGGCAGAACCAGTTGGATGTACAGCAACCATTTTAAATAAAATGTACAAAGAAAAAGGTATCGCCGTTACGAAAGAAATTGCCGGATTATTAGTTTCCGCCATTATTTCCGATTCCCTTTTATTAAAATCACCAACCTGCACGCAGGAAGATATCGATGCAGCATATGAATTGGCGGAAATTGCCAATGTAAACCTGGAAACATATGGGCTTGAAATGCTACAGGCTGGCGCTGATGTAAGTGATAAAACAGTAACGGAATTGTTAACTATGGATGCTAAGGAATTTTCCATGGGGGATGCGAACGTAGAAATTGCTCAGGTAAACGCTGTAGACACCAGTCAAATTTATGCATTTCAAGCTGATATCGATACAGAAATCGAACAAGTTGTTAAAGATAAAGGGCTTGATCTATTCCTATTTGTTGTCACGGATATTCTAAACAATGATTCTGAAGTACTTGCACATGGCGAAGGAAAAGCGAAAGTGGAATCCGGCTTTGATGTAGTATTGGATGAAAACAATCGGGCTTTATTAAAAGGTGTCGTGTCACGTAAGAAGCAAATTGTTACTGTGCTTACGGAGGAATTTACAAAATAA
- a CDS encoding ABC transporter ATP-binding protein, giving the protein MTVKSIKLTDITKAYGKQEAVHNLSLEVPKGELFGFLGPNGAGKTTTIKMMTGLLEPSTGSVEIGGVNIWKEPMKAKKQIAYVPDQPNLYQKLTGWDYLEFIASVFRIPQTKFQAKAEELLHVFSLTDRANELIEGYSHGMKQKIAICGALVHEPDVLFLDEPTVGLDPKSARSLKSLLRQLCDNGMTAFVSTHILEIAEQMCDRVGIISDGRIIALGTMDELKTHEDKGEQSLEDIFLELTGGEDQQEIISEISKEGQGDYK; this is encoded by the coding sequence ATGACTGTAAAATCTATCAAACTAACAGATATAACAAAAGCCTATGGAAAGCAAGAAGCAGTACATAACCTGAGTCTGGAAGTTCCAAAGGGAGAGTTATTTGGCTTTTTGGGGCCTAATGGAGCGGGAAAAACAACGACAATAAAAATGATGACTGGTTTACTGGAACCTTCGACCGGGTCCGTGGAAATAGGGGGAGTCAACATATGGAAGGAACCGATGAAGGCCAAGAAACAAATCGCTTATGTTCCTGACCAACCCAATTTATACCAAAAATTAACAGGTTGGGATTATCTTGAATTTATCGCATCCGTTTTTCGGATCCCACAAACTAAGTTTCAAGCAAAAGCAGAAGAATTACTACATGTATTTAGCCTAACAGACCGAGCAAATGAATTAATTGAAGGTTACTCTCATGGTATGAAGCAAAAAATTGCCATATGTGGTGCACTGGTTCATGAGCCTGATGTGTTATTTTTGGATGAACCCACCGTCGGGCTTGACCCGAAAAGCGCAAGAAGTTTGAAAAGCTTGCTTAGACAGTTATGTGATAACGGGATGACTGCTTTTGTCTCCACACATATCCTCGAAATTGCAGAACAGATGTGTGATCGTGTTGGCATTATATCGGATGGACGTATTATTGCTTTGGGGACCATGGACGAATTGAAAACGCATGAGGACAAAGGGGAACAAAGCCTGGAGGATATTTTTCTGGAGTTAACCGGTGGGGAGGATCAGCAGGAGATCATTAGCGAGATATCGAAAGAGGGTCAAGGTGACTACAAATGA
- a CDS encoding MarR family transcriptional regulator — protein sequence MENSSKEKALKAIEHFILSREKKMAKRDNLAKDLLVDHGYTENKWSLTQLHIMALINEHPNASNNSFLSKELGVSKPAITKAINSLIEGGMVLAKKKENDQKAVYYMLTNSGQQLAVVHDRMHQIAEDRYNQLLDQFSDDELELIIKFLEAWSNQL from the coding sequence GTGGAAAATTCCTCAAAAGAAAAAGCCCTGAAAGCCATTGAACATTTTATTTTGTCCCGCGAAAAGAAGATGGCAAAAAGGGATAATCTAGCCAAGGATTTATTAGTTGATCATGGATATACCGAAAATAAATGGTCTTTAACGCAGTTGCATATTATGGCTCTGATAAACGAACATCCAAATGCATCTAATAACTCATTTCTTTCTAAGGAGCTAGGTGTTTCAAAACCTGCGATTACCAAAGCCATTAATTCCTTAATTGAAGGAGGAATGGTTCTGGCTAAAAAAAAGGAGAATGATCAGAAGGCTGTTTATTATATGTTAACAAATTCAGGGCAGCAACTTGCAGTGGTTCATGATCGAATGCATCAAATAGCTGAAGATCGTTATAATCAATTGTTGGATCAGTTCTCTGACGATGAATTAGAGCTGATTATTAAATTTTTAGAAGCCTGGTCAAATCAATTATAA
- a CDS encoding LptM family lipoprotein yields MKKILFSAVLIIVLGLLAACGESDNAENESSETEDTGQNEEDPVEEENRDRESYEFNQEIADNDNYKATLISIEKNVGEEEEWIDVNFEVENKLEDTVDFQASEVSINGKMVDQSLVMMSTEVAGGKVADAVLTIEDIDGGELPALEGDFEMLLNMVNWEDMEQEEQSEVSVAFE; encoded by the coding sequence ATGAAAAAAATCTTATTTAGCGCCGTCCTTATCATAGTATTAGGATTATTAGCTGCTTGCGGTGAAAGTGATAACGCTGAGAACGAAAGCTCGGAAACAGAAGACACAGGCCAAAATGAAGAAGATCCTGTTGAGGAAGAAAATAGAGATAGAGAATCATATGAGTTTAACCAGGAAATTGCAGATAATGACAACTACAAAGCAACTCTCATCAGCATTGAAAAAAATGTAGGTGAAGAAGAAGAGTGGATTGACGTGAATTTTGAAGTAGAAAATAAGCTAGAAGATACGGTAGATTTTCAAGCTAGCGAAGTATCTATCAATGGGAAAATGGTGGATCAATCACTTGTCATGATGAGTACAGAAGTCGCAGGAGGAAAAGTAGCTGACGCTGTATTAACTATTGAAGATATAGATGGTGGTGAATTACCTGCATTAGAAGGAGATTTTGAAATGCTTTTAAATATGGTCAATTGGGAAGATATGGAGCAGGAAGAACAATCTGAAGTGAGCGTGGCATTTGAATAG
- a CDS encoding MBL fold metallo-hydrolase, translating to MTPISDSWFTVQEIDAKTFAISEYGHWERVHSFLLMGNENAALIDTGLGIDQINRITDQLTDLPIIVITTHVHADHIGSHGAFEKIYVHEDEVDWLINGIKGLPIEQIRKDIGRDITKPTPDTFDPSTYTPYQGKPTGVLVDGDRIDLGHRTLKILHTPGHSPGHICIFDKEQGYLFTGDLLYIETPVYAFYPTTDPIDLVHSLERIAHMEGVSRVFGSHNKLGLDPSILEEVQESVDILWNKDVVKHGTGIHTFNHFCVQF from the coding sequence ATGACTCCTATATCAGATAGTTGGTTTACCGTGCAAGAGATCGATGCTAAAACATTTGCTATTAGTGAGTATGGCCACTGGGAAAGGGTTCATTCTTTTTTACTTATGGGTAATGAAAATGCTGCGCTGATTGATACAGGTCTTGGAATTGATCAGATAAATAGGATAACGGATCAGTTGACGGATTTACCGATAATTGTCATTACTACACATGTGCACGCAGATCATATTGGCAGTCACGGCGCATTCGAAAAAATTTACGTGCATGAAGATGAGGTAGACTGGCTTATTAACGGGATAAAGGGATTACCCATTGAACAAATCCGTAAAGATATTGGACGGGATATAACCAAGCCGACACCTGACACATTTGATCCTTCTACTTATACACCGTATCAGGGGAAGCCAACAGGAGTATTAGTTGATGGGGATAGAATAGATCTTGGGCACCGGACTTTAAAAATTCTACATACCCCAGGTCATTCGCCAGGTCATATATGTATTTTTGATAAGGAGCAAGGTTATCTGTTTACAGGAGATTTACTGTATATAGAGACACCGGTGTATGCGTTTTATCCGACCACTGATCCAATAGATCTGGTTCATTCATTGGAAAGGATAGCTCATATGGAGGGTGTGAGCAGGGTTTTTGGTTCCCATAATAAGTTGGGGCTTGATCCAAGTATTTTAGAAGAAGTACAAGAATCTGTTGATATCTTGTGGAATAAAGATGTGGTGAAACATGGAACTGGGATTCATACCTTTAACCATTTTTGTGTTCAGTTTTGA
- a CDS encoding YczE/YyaS/YitT family protein: MIHIIRWAVFIIGVMLFSVGITVAINVQHLGIHPWDVLNVALFERIGLSIGSWTIIISGVLIMVSWILDKRYIKLGTFFNAFLVGVFVDLLMWLDFLPKATHAWPDIFMIITGIVIMGVGGGVYNAAGVGSGPRDGFMLSISDKLRAPIRRIRIITESLVLLLGLILGGPVFVFTFIFTFIQSPLFQFSYLKMRGLIDLIEVSLKKQSSKSSA; the protein is encoded by the coding sequence TTGATACATATAATTCGCTGGGCTGTTTTCATCATAGGTGTAATGCTTTTTAGTGTTGGTATTACTGTTGCGATAAATGTCCAGCATCTTGGTATTCATCCGTGGGACGTATTGAATGTAGCACTTTTTGAGCGCATTGGTCTATCGATCGGATCGTGGACTATTATCATTTCAGGCGTATTAATTATGGTGTCATGGATACTTGATAAGAGATATATTAAACTAGGGACATTTTTCAATGCGTTTTTAGTTGGGGTGTTTGTGGATCTATTGATGTGGCTTGATTTCTTGCCAAAGGCTACGCATGCATGGCCGGATATATTTATGATCATTACCGGGATTGTAATTATGGGAGTAGGTGGTGGTGTTTACAATGCAGCAGGAGTAGGCTCCGGTCCACGTGATGGATTTATGCTGTCGATCTCTGATAAATTAAGGGCTCCCATAAGGAGAATTCGGATTATCACAGAGAGCTTGGTTTTACTGCTAGGCTTGATTTTAGGTGGGCCTGTATTTGTATTTACTTTTATTTTTACTTTTATACAGAGTCCCTTGTTTCAGTTTTCTTATTTGAAAATGAGGGGGCTGATTGATTTGATAGAGGTGAGCTTAAAAAAACAATCGTCAAAATCCAGTGCATAG
- a CDS encoding SLOG family protein: MRILTVTGYKPMELNIFKEEDPRIAFIKKGIEKRLIHFIEEGLEWVLISGQMGVELWTAEVVLDLKEEYDIRIAMFPPFENQEVRWPNELQEKYQELAAVCDFYQPLYKGDYRGGFQFKAKNMWLVDKSDGCIMLMDDEFPGSNRYFYEAATEAKEPYSIFVITPADLDDAVEEMRMEDPDYWD; this comes from the coding sequence ATGAGAATTTTAACGGTAACAGGATATAAGCCAATGGAATTAAATATTTTCAAAGAGGAAGATCCACGGATAGCATTTATTAAAAAGGGCATTGAAAAAAGATTAATTCATTTCATAGAAGAAGGACTGGAGTGGGTTTTGATTTCCGGTCAGATGGGCGTTGAATTATGGACTGCTGAGGTTGTACTGGATTTAAAGGAAGAATACGATATTCGTATTGCGATGTTCCCGCCTTTTGAAAACCAGGAAGTCCGTTGGCCGAATGAACTTCAGGAAAAATATCAGGAGCTCGCTGCTGTTTGTGATTTTTACCAACCTCTATATAAGGGGGACTATAGAGGGGGATTTCAATTTAAAGCGAAAAACATGTGGCTGGTGGATAAGAGTGATGGTTGCATTATGCTGATGGATGATGAATTCCCGGGAAGTAATCGGTATTTCTATGAAGCTGCTACGGAAGCGAAAGAGCCATACTCTATTTTTGTGATCACCCCTGCTGATTTGGATGATGCAGTTGAGGAGATGCGGATGGAGGATCCGGATTATTGGGATTGA
- a CDS encoding cold-shock protein, which yields MNTGSVKWFNADKGFGFIEVEGGDDVFVHFSAIQGEGFKTLDDGQNVTFDIEEGNRGPQAANVVKN from the coding sequence ATGAACACAGGTTCAGTAAAATGGTTTAACGCAGACAAAGGCTTCGGTTTCATCGAAGTTGAAGGTGGAGACGATGTATTCGTACACTTCTCAGCAATTCAAGGCGAAGGTTTCAAAACGTTGGATGACGGCCAGAATGTAACGTTTGATATTGAAGAAGGTAACCGTGGCCCACAAGCTGCAAACGTTGTAAAAAACTAA
- the mscL gene encoding large conductance mechanosensitive channel protein MscL codes for MWNDFKEFAFKGNVMDLAVAVIIGGAFGAIVTSLVENIITPLVGVLLGGVDFTNLMIKVGDAEILYGGFIQSIFDFMVIAFSIFLFIRLLSKFKRREEEAEEEEVEVQEALLTEIRDLLKEQNKWN; via the coding sequence ATGTGGAATGATTTTAAGGAATTTGCTTTTAAAGGAAATGTAATGGATTTGGCTGTTGCCGTTATTATTGGTGGGGCGTTTGGAGCAATTGTCACATCACTTGTTGAAAATATTATTACACCACTGGTCGGAGTACTACTGGGTGGTGTTGATTTCACGAATTTAATGATTAAAGTTGGAGATGCGGAGATTTTATACGGCGGTTTTATCCAATCCATTTTTGATTTTATGGTTATTGCTTTCTCTATTTTTCTGTTTATTCGTTTGCTTTCGAAATTCAAACGGAGGGAAGAAGAAGCTGAAGAAGAGGAAGTTGAGGTACAGGAAGCGTTGCTTACAGAAATCAGGGATTTGTTGAAGGAGCAGAATAAATGGAATTAA
- a CDS encoding NAD(P)/FAD-dependent oxidoreductase yields MQHSKFIIIGGGILGASTAYHLAKNGAEVTLIDRKDKGQATDAAAGIICPWLSQRRNKAWYRLAKGGARIYPHLVQELASDGETETGYKQVGAISLHTDEKKLTAMYDRAHKRREEAPEMGDISLLNTKQTQEMFPLLSDRFGAVHVSGGARVDGRKLRDSLLRGFKKHGGVLRHGEATLLSSGHQVTGVQLHSEIIEAETVIATSGAWMNELIKPLGVSFEVTMQKAQILHLKIPTVENTDWPVVMPPNNSYLLGFHDQRLVVGSTHDDHTGFDTRVTAGGVHEILTKALEVAPALANSTVLETRVGFRPFTPGFLPVLGALPGYAGLLLANGLGASGLTMGPYVGTQLAKLALGMELEMDLTDYDIAAAITKVKSAWLKT; encoded by the coding sequence ATGCAGCACAGTAAATTCATTATCATAGGCGGCGGAATATTAGGTGCTAGTACAGCATATCACCTTGCTAAAAATGGGGCTGAGGTCACCTTAATTGATCGAAAAGATAAAGGACAAGCAACAGATGCAGCGGCCGGGATCATTTGTCCATGGCTATCCCAGCGACGAAATAAAGCGTGGTATCGTTTAGCAAAAGGTGGGGCTCGAATTTACCCCCATTTAGTACAAGAACTTGCAAGTGACGGGGAAACAGAAACTGGATATAAGCAAGTAGGAGCTATCAGTCTTCACACCGATGAAAAGAAACTAACTGCCATGTATGATCGTGCACATAAACGGCGGGAAGAAGCCCCAGAAATGGGTGACATTTCCCTTCTAAATACCAAGCAAACACAGGAAATGTTCCCACTCCTTAGTGATAGGTTCGGCGCTGTTCATGTCAGTGGTGGGGCACGGGTCGACGGCAGAAAGTTGCGCGACTCCTTATTACGCGGTTTTAAAAAACATGGTGGTGTACTGCGGCATGGAGAGGCTACCCTGTTAAGTAGCGGTCATCAAGTAACAGGAGTTCAACTTCATAGTGAAATAATTGAAGCAGAAACAGTCATTGCCACATCCGGTGCATGGATGAATGAACTAATCAAGCCTTTAGGTGTTTCTTTTGAAGTGACCATGCAAAAAGCACAAATCTTGCATTTAAAGATTCCGACGGTGGAGAATACAGATTGGCCTGTTGTCATGCCTCCAAATAATTCCTATCTTTTAGGTTTTCATGATCAGCGGTTAGTTGTCGGCTCAACCCATGATGATCACACAGGCTTTGACACCCGAGTTACGGCAGGTGGCGTCCATGAAATTTTAACAAAAGCGTTAGAAGTAGCACCAGCATTGGCTAATAGCACAGTGCTTGAGACAAGAGTTGGCTTCCGCCCATTTACTCCAGGTTTTCTCCCAGTACTAGGAGCACTTCCGGGTTATGCGGGATTATTACTCGCCAATGGATTGGGGGCATCCGGTCTGACTATGGGACCATACGTCGGCACACAGTTGGCCAAGCTCGCTCTTGGTATGGAACTGGAAATGGATTTAACGGATTATGACATTGCCGCAGCGATAACAAAAGTGAAAAGCGCCTGGTTAAAAACGTAG
- a CDS encoding DinB family protein gives MSHLFNFTRNTFLSFIKDLDEKTADYQAEAFNNTIHWHVGHVLVTTEGLLLGYPKQSANFPEKYNDLFATGTKPADWPSDVPAISELGKLLEEQQTRINDLPDDFFKQGIPFEFMNFKTYGDIFDMLLHHENEHLGKMKAMKQVADAAQ, from the coding sequence ATGTCACATTTATTTAATTTTACACGAAACACTTTTCTTTCTTTCATCAAGGATCTTGATGAGAAAACGGCGGATTATCAAGCCGAGGCCTTTAATAATACCATACACTGGCATGTAGGACATGTTCTTGTCACTACAGAAGGATTACTGCTTGGGTATCCGAAACAGTCCGCTAATTTCCCGGAAAAATATAATGATCTATTTGCAACTGGTACAAAACCTGCAGACTGGCCATCAGACGTCCCTGCTATCTCAGAGCTTGGGAAACTTTTAGAAGAACAGCAAACGCGAATCAATGACCTTCCGGATGACTTTTTCAAGCAGGGTATTCCATTTGAGTTTATGAACTTTAAAACATACGGTGATATATTTGACATGCTTCTCCATCATGAAAATGAACATCTTGGCAAAATGAAAGCCATGAAACAAGTAGCAGATGCAGCACAGTAA